From Rhinatrema bivittatum chromosome 5, aRhiBiv1.1, whole genome shotgun sequence, the proteins below share one genomic window:
- the LOC115091811 gene encoding secreted frizzled-related protein 2-like: protein MDFPRGSPACLLLLLLRWVLLSQAALSSSSSLLLTPLGSRRSSCKAIPSGLALCHGVGYGSMRLPNLLGHDTMREALQQAGSWLPLLAKRCHRDTKKFLCSLFAPVCLPELEEAVHPCRSLCRGVRDGCAPVMAAFGFPWPAMFNCSRFPAESELCVPPGAADGPPGAAAAAAAAEPPCAACQGPGDSEKEFMENVCNKDFALKLSVHSTSSEEGHLKVIPEVKSRALYKQEGWTEEELRKTVLWLTDGDSCTCEEIREQGATFLVLGQQVAGKLVISWLRKWERGEKELKKFSRLVRRVQC, encoded by the exons ATGGATTTCCCCCGGGGCTCCCCCgcctgcctgctgctgctgctgctgcgctgGGTCCTCCTCTCCCAGGccgccctctcctcctcctcctccctcctcctgacCCCGCTCGGCAGCCGGCGGAGCAGCTGCAAGGCCATCCCCAGCGGCCTGGCGCTCTGCCACGGGGTGGGCTACGGCAGCATGCGGCTGCCCAACCTGCTGGGCCACGACACCATGCGGGAGGCGCTGCAGCAGGCCGGCTCCTGGCTGCCCCTGCTCGCCAAGCGCTGCCACCGCGACACCAAGAAGTTCCTCTGCAGCCTCTTCGCGCCCGTCTGCCTGCCGGAGCTGGAGGAGGCCGTGCACCCCTGCCGCTCCCTCTGCCGGGGGGTGCGGGACGGCTGCGCCCCGGTCATGGCCGCCTTCGGCTTCCCCTGGCCGGCGATGTTCAACTGCAGCCGCTTCCCGGCGGAGAGCGAGCTGTGCGTGCCCCCGGGGGCCGCCGACGGCCCGCCGGGGGCCgccgcggcggcagcagcagcag AGCCTCCGTGTGCCGCCTGCCAGGGACCAGGGGACAGCGAGAAGGAGTTCATGGAAAACGTCTGCAACAAGGACTTCG CCCTGAAACTGAGCGTCCACTCCACATCCAGCGAGGAAGGGCACCTGAAGGTGATCCCCGAGGTGAAGAGCAGGGCTCTCTACAAGCAGGAAGGCTGGACGGAAGAGGAGCTGAGGAAGACCGTTCTCTGGCTGACAGACGGCGACTCCTGCACCTGCGAGGAGATCAGAGAGCAAGGGGCCACCTTCCTGGTGCTGGGCCAGCAGGTGGCCGGCAAGCTGGTCATTTCCTGGCtgaggaaatgggaaagaggCGAGAAGGAGCTGAAGAAGTTCAGCAGGCTTGTGCGGAGAGTGCAGTgctag